A single genomic interval of Chitinophaga sp. 180180018-3 harbors:
- a CDS encoding UDP-glucuronic acid decarboxylase family protein has translation MEKKRVLIAGAAGFLGSHLCDRFIKEGFHVIAMDNLLTGNIKNIEHLFPLSDFEYYHHDVTKFIHVPGKLDYILNFASPASPIDYLKMPIQTLKVGSLGTHNLLGLAKEKKARILVASTSEVYGDPNVHPQTEEYWGNVNPVGPRGVYDEAKRFLESITMAYHNFHGVDTRIIRIFNTYGPRMRLNDGRALPAFMSQALNGQDLTVFGDGTQTRSFCYVDDLVEGIYRLLLSDYHLPVNIGNPQEITLNQFAEEIIALTGGKQKIVYHPLPQDDPKQRQPDITKARTLLGWEPKVSRQDGLRITYEYFKEALLK, from the coding sequence ATGGAAAAGAAAAGAGTACTTATCGCAGGCGCCGCCGGATTTCTGGGTTCTCACCTGTGCGACCGGTTTATAAAGGAAGGATTCCATGTAATAGCAATGGATAACCTGCTCACTGGTAATATTAAAAACATAGAACACCTTTTCCCTTTATCCGATTTTGAATATTATCATCACGACGTTACCAAGTTTATCCATGTACCGGGTAAACTGGATTATATATTGAACTTCGCCTCACCTGCCAGTCCGATTGATTATCTGAAAATGCCCATCCAGACGTTGAAAGTAGGTTCATTGGGCACACATAACCTGTTGGGACTGGCAAAAGAAAAAAAGGCACGTATATTAGTAGCATCTACCTCCGAAGTTTATGGCGATCCAAACGTACACCCTCAAACTGAGGAGTACTGGGGTAACGTAAACCCGGTGGGACCGAGAGGAGTTTATGATGAGGCCAAACGTTTCCTCGAATCGATCACCATGGCTTATCATAATTTTCACGGGGTAGATACAAGGATAATACGTATATTCAACACCTACGGGCCACGTATGCGTCTTAACGACGGTCGCGCGCTGCCTGCATTCATGAGCCAGGCGTTGAATGGGCAGGATCTTACCGTATTCGGCGATGGCACACAAACCCGTTCTTTTTGCTATGTGGATGACCTGGTAGAAGGGATATACCGCCTGTTGCTGAGTGATTATCATTTGCCGGTGAACATTGGCAATCCGCAGGAAATAACACTCAACCAGTTTGCTGAAGAGATTATTGCGCTGACCGGTGGCAAACAAAAAATTGTTTACCATCCTTTGCCTCAGGACGATCCTAAACAACGGCAACCGGATATTACCAAAGCCCGAACACTATTGGGATGGGAGCCTAAAGTCAGCAGACAGGATGGGTTAAGGATCACTTACGAATATTTTAAAGAAGCCTTACTAAAATAA
- the rfbB gene encoding dTDP-glucose 4,6-dehydratase: MKRKLLITGGAGFIGSHVVRLFVNKYPDYQIVNLDALTYAGNLENLTDVKDLPNYVFEKGDITDDAFIDALFGKYQFDGVIHLAAESHVDRSIMDPLAFIKTNVLGTAVLLNNARKHWKDNMEGKLFYHVSTDEVYGSLGEEGFFLETTAYDPRSPYSASKASSDHFVMAYHHTYHLPAIISNCSNNYGSHHFPEKLIPLAIHNIRNNKPVPVYGKGENIRDWLYVNDHARAIDTIFHNGRVGETYNIGGFNEWKNIDLIRLLCKIMDQKLDRPEGTSAQLITFVKDRAGHDLRYAIDATKLNKELGWSPSLQFEEGLEKTVEWYLENETWLNHVTSGAYQQYYNEQYQKR, encoded by the coding sequence ATGAAGCGGAAATTATTAATTACGGGAGGAGCTGGTTTCATCGGTTCTCATGTAGTCAGGTTGTTTGTGAACAAATATCCTGACTACCAGATTGTTAACCTGGATGCACTCACCTATGCAGGGAATCTCGAAAATCTGACAGATGTAAAAGATCTGCCGAACTATGTTTTTGAGAAGGGAGACATCACTGACGACGCTTTCATTGATGCACTTTTTGGGAAATATCAGTTTGACGGGGTGATACATTTAGCAGCAGAAAGTCATGTAGACCGTTCCATTATGGATCCGCTGGCATTCATTAAAACGAATGTACTCGGAACCGCAGTATTACTGAATAATGCGAGGAAGCACTGGAAAGATAATATGGAAGGCAAATTGTTCTACCATGTCTCTACCGACGAAGTATACGGGTCATTGGGAGAAGAAGGATTTTTCCTGGAAACAACCGCATATGATCCCCGTTCTCCTTATTCCGCGTCCAAGGCCAGCTCAGATCACTTCGTGATGGCCTACCATCACACCTATCATTTACCTGCTATTATTTCCAATTGTTCCAATAACTACGGATCTCATCACTTTCCGGAGAAATTGATACCACTGGCCATCCATAACATCAGGAATAACAAACCTGTACCTGTTTATGGCAAAGGTGAAAACATACGCGACTGGCTGTATGTGAATGATCATGCCAGGGCTATTGATACCATCTTCCATAACGGAAGGGTTGGAGAAACCTACAACATCGGAGGTTTTAACGAGTGGAAAAACATAGATCTTATCCGTCTTCTTTGCAAGATCATGGATCAGAAACTCGACCGGCCGGAAGGTACTTCCGCACAGTTGATCACTTTTGTTAAAGACCGTGCAGGACATGACCTTCGCTATGCTATTGATGCTACCAAGCTGAATAAGGAACTGGGCTGGTCGCCATCTCTGCAATTTGAAGAAGGCCTGGAAAAAACGGTGGAATGGTACCTGGAAAATGAGACCTGGCTGAACCATGTTACGAGTGGAGCTTATCAACAATATTATAACGAACAATACCAAAAAAGATAG
- the rfbC gene encoding dTDP-4-dehydrorhamnose 3,5-epimerase, with translation MPFQQTGIPDLLIFEPKIFGDNRGYFFESYNANTFEAEGINYHFVQDNQARSNYGVLRGLHYQLEPYAQTKLIRVLEGRIIDAVVDLRKGSPTYGKSFVIELNAENKLQLLVPKGFAHGYAVISEAAEVMYKCDNFYHKPSEGGIIFNDPSLDINWGIDMNDVIVSEKDMILPRLADIQHNFIFNS, from the coding sequence ATGCCCTTTCAACAAACCGGAATACCGGATCTGTTAATTTTTGAGCCGAAGATATTTGGCGATAACCGCGGTTATTTCTTTGAAAGCTATAACGCCAATACATTCGAGGCTGAGGGGATCAACTATCATTTTGTACAGGACAACCAGGCTCGCTCCAACTATGGCGTATTGAGGGGATTACATTACCAGCTGGAGCCTTATGCTCAAACAAAACTGATACGGGTGCTCGAAGGCCGGATTATCGACGCTGTAGTAGACCTGCGCAAAGGATCTCCAACTTATGGTAAATCCTTTGTGATTGAGCTGAATGCGGAAAACAAGTTGCAATTACTGGTCCCTAAAGGATTTGCACACGGTTATGCCGTTATCAGTGAAGCCGCTGAAGTAATGTATAAATGCGATAACTTCTATCACAAACCCAGCGAAGGAGGCATCATTTTCAACGATCCTTCACTCGATATCAACTGGGGCATTGATATGAACGATGTTATCGTTTCCGAAAAAGATATGATCCTTCCCAGGCTGGCGGATATTCAACATAATTTCATTTTTAACAGCTGA
- the rfbD gene encoding dTDP-4-dehydrorhamnose reductase — MKKILVTGGNGQLGQSLQKIAGAYPQFSIVFTDYAELDITNAQALTDFFADQQIDACINCAAYTAVDKAESDEDKAFLLNFQAVLNLAEICAQHKAQLVHISTDYVFNGKQNVPYVETDDTDPQGIYGASKVRGEAAATGYNSETIVIRTSWLYSEYAVNFVKRMKELMQEKQELNVVFDQAGTPTYAGDLAKAILDVLQYKATNPDAAVGGIYHYSNEGVTSWFDFAVTIKEMTGATTSIQPVTSDKYQTAAKRPAYSVLNKEKIKGTFGLAIPYWRDSLAQCLKNM, encoded by the coding sequence ATGAAAAAAATTCTTGTCACTGGCGGCAATGGACAACTGGGCCAATCCCTGCAAAAAATTGCCGGAGCATACCCGCAGTTCAGCATAGTGTTTACAGATTACGCTGAGCTGGATATTACTAATGCTCAGGCCCTGACCGATTTTTTCGCTGACCAGCAGATCGATGCCTGTATCAATTGTGCTGCTTACACTGCCGTGGATAAAGCAGAGTCTGACGAAGACAAGGCATTTCTGTTGAATTTCCAGGCTGTATTGAATCTGGCAGAGATCTGCGCACAACATAAAGCTCAGCTGGTACATATCTCCACTGATTATGTATTCAACGGTAAACAAAATGTGCCATATGTGGAAACTGATGATACCGATCCACAAGGCATATACGGTGCTTCCAAAGTACGTGGAGAAGCTGCAGCAACAGGTTACAACTCCGAAACAATCGTCATCCGCACTTCCTGGCTCTATTCAGAGTATGCCGTAAATTTTGTGAAACGCATGAAAGAGCTGATGCAGGAAAAACAGGAGCTGAATGTAGTATTCGACCAGGCGGGAACGCCCACCTATGCAGGGGATCTGGCCAAAGCTATATTGGACGTTCTGCAATACAAAGCAACGAATCCTGATGCAGCCGTGGGTGGAATATACCACTACAGTAATGAAGGCGTAACCAGCTGGTTCGATTTTGCCGTTACTATCAAAGAGATGACCGGCGCTACTACCAGTATTCAGCCAGTTACATCCGATAAATATCAGACAGCCGCTAAACGCCCCGCCTACAGCGTACTGAATAAGGAAAAAATCAAAGGTACATTCGGTTTGGCTATTCCCTATTGGAGAGACAGCCTGGCCCAATGTCTGAAAAATATGTAA
- the tyrS gene encoding tyrosine--tRNA ligase, whose product MNLIEELRWRGMLQDMMPGTEEQLQKEMTTAYIGFDPTAESLHIGSLVPILLLVHLQKAGHKPLALVGGATGMVGDPSFKAEERKMLDLDTLQKNVTGIRKQLERFLDFDPAKPNAAEMVNNFDWFQHISFLDFIRDTGKHITVNYMMAKDSVKKRLEGDNGMSFTEFTYQLIQGYDFYHLYTAKNCKLQMGGSDQWGNIVTGTELVRRKAGGEAFAFTCPLIKKADGTKFGKTEAGTVWLDAKRTSPYQFYQFWRNTSDADAESYIKIFTFLEHAEIDALIAEHQQDPGKAVLQKRLGQEVTVFIHGQEAYDNAMEASAILFGNNTADALSTMSEEILLDVISGLPQHYIPKTDLATGKDVVSLLAETGIFPSKSEARKMVQGGGVSMNKRKIEGIDTIIDSSFLLRDKYLLIQKGKKHYHFVTVV is encoded by the coding sequence ATGAATCTGATAGAAGAACTGCGCTGGCGGGGTATGCTACAGGATATGATGCCTGGCACGGAAGAGCAACTGCAAAAGGAAATGACCACAGCATATATTGGTTTTGATCCTACCGCAGAATCATTGCATATCGGTAGCCTGGTACCTATTCTGCTGCTGGTGCACCTGCAAAAGGCAGGACATAAGCCCCTGGCGTTGGTGGGCGGCGCTACCGGAATGGTGGGCGACCCCTCATTTAAAGCGGAAGAAAGAAAAATGCTGGACCTGGATACGCTGCAAAAAAATGTAACTGGTATCCGGAAACAGCTGGAGCGTTTCCTCGACTTTGATCCGGCCAAACCCAATGCAGCAGAAATGGTGAATAACTTCGACTGGTTCCAGCATATCTCGTTCCTCGATTTTATCCGCGATACCGGCAAGCATATTACCGTTAACTACATGATGGCCAAGGATTCCGTGAAGAAAAGACTGGAAGGCGACAATGGCATGTCATTCACCGAATTTACCTATCAGCTGATACAGGGATACGATTTTTATCATTTATATACTGCTAAGAACTGTAAACTGCAAATGGGCGGCTCCGATCAGTGGGGCAATATCGTTACCGGCACTGAATTAGTACGGCGCAAAGCCGGAGGCGAAGCGTTTGCCTTTACCTGCCCGCTTATCAAGAAAGCTGATGGTACGAAATTCGGAAAAACAGAAGCCGGCACCGTTTGGCTGGATGCAAAACGTACGTCGCCATATCAATTTTATCAGTTTTGGCGGAATACCTCCGATGCAGATGCTGAAAGCTATATAAAAATATTCACGTTCCTTGAACATGCAGAAATAGATGCTTTAATCGCGGAGCATCAACAAGATCCAGGTAAAGCCGTTCTACAGAAACGTCTGGGACAGGAAGTGACTGTTTTCATCCACGGTCAGGAGGCATACGACAATGCAATGGAGGCTTCGGCTATATTGTTTGGCAATAACACAGCTGATGCACTCAGCACCATGTCTGAAGAAATTTTGCTGGATGTAATTTCAGGTCTTCCCCAGCATTATATACCCAAAACTGATCTGGCAACAGGTAAAGATGTTGTTTCTTTACTTGCGGAAACCGGCATATTCCCTAGTAAAAGTGAAGCCCGTAAAATGGTTCAGGGTGGTGGAGTAAGCATGAATAAACGAAAGATAGAAGGAATAGACACTATCATTGATTCCTCTTTCTTACTAAGGGATAAATACCTCCTTATTCAGAAAGGAAAAAAGCACTACCATTTTGTTACTGTGGTTTAA
- a CDS encoding amidohydrolase family protein: MTKHIILSGLVLMGYMAQAQETILPAPSQRQPVYLTHATIHVGNGQVIENGTIVFDKGKITAVGTQVPASGNDAQVKDLKGRHVYPGIIAPETSLGLVEFESVRATIDARETGEINPSVRSIVAYNTDSKVINTLRSNGILLAEIMPGGGMISGSSSVVQLDAWNWEDATYRADNAMHFFMPRLLPGGNKGADRLKAAQDQIENVRTFFREARAYSQEAKHSATNLKFEAMRKLFSREQKLFIHCELVNEMLLALDFAKEFNLDAVIVGGAESWRIADLLKQQQVPVVLAQPHSLPIMQDDDIDQPFKTPALLQKAGVLFCISNEGFWQQRNLTYEAGTASAYGLSQEEALSAVTLNAAKILGIDKTTGSLEVGKDANIVVSNGDVLDMSSAVVTEEYIQGRDINLDNKQKQLFEKYKKKYSL, from the coding sequence ATGACTAAACATATTATATTATCCGGTTTGGTGCTGATGGGATATATGGCCCAGGCACAGGAAACAATATTACCGGCGCCATCTCAGCGGCAGCCGGTTTACCTGACTCATGCCACTATTCATGTGGGTAACGGGCAGGTGATTGAGAACGGCACCATTGTATTTGATAAAGGCAAAATTACAGCGGTAGGTACGCAGGTACCGGCGTCTGGAAATGATGCTCAGGTGAAGGATCTGAAGGGGCGTCATGTATATCCGGGGATTATAGCTCCGGAGACGTCATTAGGCCTGGTGGAATTTGAAAGTGTGAGAGCTACAATAGATGCCCGCGAAACAGGAGAAATAAATCCTTCCGTGCGTTCCATTGTTGCATATAATACGGATTCAAAAGTGATCAATACATTGCGCTCCAATGGTATATTGCTGGCGGAGATCATGCCGGGAGGCGGCATGATCAGCGGTTCTTCTTCGGTAGTACAGCTGGATGCGTGGAATTGGGAAGATGCCACCTATCGTGCAGATAATGCCATGCATTTTTTTATGCCCCGTTTATTGCCAGGAGGCAACAAAGGGGCAGACCGGCTGAAAGCCGCGCAGGATCAGATAGAAAATGTCAGGACATTTTTCAGAGAAGCCAGGGCTTATTCGCAGGAGGCTAAGCATAGTGCTACCAATCTGAAGTTTGAAGCTATGCGGAAGTTGTTTTCCCGGGAGCAAAAGTTGTTCATTCATTGTGAACTGGTGAATGAAATGTTGCTGGCGCTTGATTTTGCGAAGGAGTTTAACCTGGATGCAGTAATTGTGGGAGGTGCGGAATCCTGGCGTATAGCGGATTTGCTGAAGCAGCAGCAGGTGCCGGTGGTGCTGGCACAGCCACATAGTTTGCCGATTATGCAGGACGATGATATAGATCAGCCGTTTAAAACACCGGCCCTGTTACAGAAGGCTGGCGTGCTGTTTTGTATCAGCAATGAAGGTTTCTGGCAGCAGCGTAACCTCACCTATGAGGCCGGAACAGCAAGCGCATATGGACTGAGCCAGGAAGAAGCATTGTCGGCCGTAACGCTGAATGCAGCTAAGATACTGGGTATCGATAAAACTACCGGATCACTTGAAGTAGGGAAGGATGCGAATATTGTTGTAAGTAACGGAGATGTATTGGATATGAGTTCTGCAGTGGTGACCGAGGAGTATATTCAGGGGAGGGATATTAACCTGGATAATAAGCAAAAGCAGTTGTTTGAGAAGTATAAGAAGAAGTATAGCCTTTAG
- a CDS encoding amidohydrolase family protein → MRKAFEKTVIAMLSQRIVYALNRHSSKLLLAALLAGVSSASAQETFPVNGLADPRESCFAFTHATLIKDAQTTLSNATLVIRDGRITEAGPSAVIPKDAVVIDCKGKYIYPSFVDIFSNYGLAEPKKGGSAWNAPPQFLSNTKGAYGWNQAIRSEINAVDLFSVSDEKASPLREAGFGTVLTQQQDGIARGTAALVSLATARENKVIIREKAAAAYSFDKGSSTQNYPNSLMGCIALLRQTYLDAQWYKTPAAGKEGVNLSLQSWNANQQLPQLFEAGDKWDVLRANKIGNEFGVRYIIKGSGNEYQRIKEMAATKAAFILPLNFPAAPDVEDPNDARFVSLADMKHWEMAPGEPAAFEKAGITFCLTAADLKEVKQFMANLRKAISYGLSEEKALDALTRTPATLIKAYDKVGSLEAGKLANFLITNGPLFNEKTQILQNWVQGNRYEIKAGSWNDIRGVYTLSLTPGGNMTIEIKGAPAAPSLAVLQKDTLQGRIETNGKLLSLSLPQAKNVRNNIRLSGIADGNSWAGTGIDTSGNTVKWTAVFVKPVPEKTDTPKRAEIATGPLYYPFNGYGWEKIPQQEDLLIKNVTVWTSEKEGNLENTDVLIRNGKIAQIGRNLAAGNARVIDGTGKHLSAGIIDEHSHIAISKGVNESSQSVTAEVRIADVLNPDDVNIYRQLSGGVTASHLLHGSANAIGGQSQLIKLRWGQDAEGLKVANCDPFIKFALGENVKQSNWGERNTTRFPQTRMGVEQIYTDAFTRARDYEKQGAGKRRDLELDALVEILHQKRFITCHSYVQSEINMLMHVADSFHFHVNTFTHILEGYKMADKMKAHGAGAGTFADWWAYKMEVQDAIPYNATIMQRVGVVTAINSDDAEMARRLNQEAAKSIRYGGMEEQDALKMVTINSAKLLHVDSHMGSIKVGKDADVVLWSNHPLSIYAKADITIVDGVVEFDRNNDLKLRERIAAERNRLTRLLLSEKKKGTPTQKATFTPDEMYHCEDLQGGHETAIGY, encoded by the coding sequence ATGAGAAAAGCTTTTGAGAAAACCGTGATAGCCATGCTATCACAGCGTATTGTCTATGCCCTGAACCGGCACAGCAGTAAACTGTTGCTGGCGGCCCTGCTGGCGGGTGTTTCTTCTGCCAGTGCGCAGGAAACTTTTCCGGTGAATGGGCTGGCAGATCCCCGCGAAAGCTGTTTTGCCTTTACCCATGCCACCCTTATTAAAGACGCGCAAACCACGCTGTCTAACGCTACCCTGGTGATACGGGATGGCAGAATTACAGAAGCCGGCCCATCGGCTGTTATACCTAAAGACGCTGTAGTGATAGATTGTAAAGGGAAGTATATCTACCCTTCTTTCGTGGATATCTTCAGCAACTATGGCCTTGCGGAACCCAAAAAAGGAGGCTCGGCCTGGAATGCTCCACCTCAGTTCCTGTCTAACACCAAAGGGGCATATGGCTGGAATCAGGCCATCAGGAGCGAGATCAATGCCGTAGACCTGTTCAGTGTTAGCGACGAGAAAGCCTCTCCTTTGCGCGAAGCTGGCTTCGGCACAGTACTTACCCAGCAACAGGATGGCATCGCCAGAGGAACAGCTGCATTGGTGAGCCTCGCCACCGCCAGGGAAAACAAAGTAATCATCCGTGAGAAGGCTGCTGCTGCTTATTCTTTCGATAAAGGCAGTTCAACGCAGAACTACCCTAATTCGCTGATGGGATGCATTGCATTGCTACGGCAAACTTACCTCGATGCGCAGTGGTATAAAACGCCAGCCGCCGGTAAAGAAGGCGTTAATCTTAGTCTGCAATCCTGGAACGCCAACCAGCAATTGCCGCAGTTGTTTGAAGCCGGCGATAAATGGGATGTACTTCGCGCCAATAAGATCGGTAACGAGTTTGGGGTCCGGTATATCATTAAAGGCAGCGGTAATGAATACCAGCGTATTAAAGAAATGGCTGCTACCAAAGCGGCATTTATACTGCCGCTTAATTTTCCGGCAGCGCCGGATGTGGAAGATCCGAACGACGCGCGGTTTGTATCACTTGCCGACATGAAGCATTGGGAAATGGCTCCCGGCGAACCTGCAGCATTTGAAAAAGCAGGCATTACCTTCTGCCTGACTGCTGCCGACCTGAAAGAGGTTAAACAATTCATGGCTAACCTGCGTAAAGCGATCAGCTATGGACTCAGCGAAGAGAAAGCACTGGATGCCCTGACCCGGACGCCGGCCACGCTTATCAAAGCATATGATAAAGTAGGCAGTTTGGAAGCCGGTAAACTGGCCAATTTTCTTATCACCAACGGACCACTGTTTAATGAGAAAACGCAAATACTGCAAAACTGGGTGCAGGGCAACCGTTATGAGATCAAAGCTGGCAGCTGGAATGATATCCGCGGTGTTTATACCCTGAGCCTTACGCCTGGCGGAAATATGACAATAGAGATAAAGGGTGCTCCGGCTGCTCCGTCGCTGGCGGTATTGCAAAAAGACACCCTGCAGGGCCGCATTGAAACAAATGGAAAGCTGTTATCGCTCTCATTACCGCAGGCAAAGAATGTGCGCAACAATATCCGCCTGAGCGGCATTGCCGATGGCAATAGCTGGGCTGGTACCGGTATTGATACGAGCGGTAATACCGTGAAATGGACGGCAGTTTTTGTGAAACCTGTACCTGAAAAAACAGATACGCCCAAACGCGCAGAGATAGCAACGGGACCGCTTTACTATCCGTTTAACGGATATGGCTGGGAGAAAATACCGCAGCAGGAAGATCTGCTAATCAAAAATGTAACGGTATGGACCAGTGAAAAAGAAGGGAATCTGGAAAATACGGACGTTTTAATACGCAATGGAAAGATTGCTCAGATAGGCCGCAACCTGGCGGCAGGAAATGCCCGGGTGATCGACGGTACCGGTAAACATTTATCTGCCGGCATCATCGATGAACATTCGCATATCGCCATCAGCAAGGGAGTAAATGAGTCGTCGCAATCAGTGACTGCAGAAGTAAGAATAGCAGATGTACTGAATCCTGATGATGTGAATATTTACCGGCAATTGAGTGGGGGCGTAACCGCTTCGCATTTGCTGCATGGTAGTGCCAATGCAATAGGTGGTCAGTCACAGCTGATCAAATTACGCTGGGGACAGGATGCAGAAGGATTGAAGGTAGCAAACTGTGATCCTTTCATCAAGTTTGCCCTGGGCGAAAACGTGAAGCAGTCGAACTGGGGAGAGCGCAATACCACCCGTTTCCCGCAAACCAGGATGGGAGTGGAGCAGATTTACACAGATGCGTTTACCCGTGCCCGTGATTATGAAAAACAGGGAGCTGGCAAACGCCGCGACCTGGAACTGGACGCGCTCGTGGAAATCCTGCATCAGAAGCGGTTTATAACCTGTCATTCTTATGTGCAGAGTGAGATCAATATGCTTATGCATGTAGCCGATAGTTTCCATTTCCATGTTAATACCTTCACGCATATACTGGAAGGATATAAAATGGCTGACAAGATGAAAGCACATGGCGCCGGCGCCGGTACGTTTGCTGATTGGTGGGCATATAAGATGGAAGTACAGGATGCCATACCTTATAATGCCACCATCATGCAACGGGTTGGGGTGGTAACCGCCATTAACTCGGATGATGCCGAAATGGCGCGCCGCCTGAATCAGGAAGCCGCGAAAAGTATCAGGTATGGCGGCATGGAGGAGCAGGATGCCTTGAAAATGGTCACCATCAATTCGGCGAAACTATTGCATGTAGATAGTCATATGGGGAGCATCAAAGTGGGAAAAGATGCGGACGTGGTGTTATGGAGCAATCATCCGCTGAGTATTTATGCGAAGGCAGACATCACCATCGTAGACGGTGTTGTGGAATTTGACCGCAATAATGACCTGAAGCTGCGGGAGCGCATAGCGGCAGAACGGAACAGGCTTACGCGATTGTTGCTATCAGAGAAAAAGAAAGGTACGCCCACGCAGAAAGCAACATTTACACCCGACGAAATGTATCATTGCGAAGATCTGCAGGGAGGACATGAAACAGCTATTGGCTATTAG
- a CDS encoding DUF4147 domain-containing protein has translation MEYTNDIRSIFLHAVKAVHPQELIRKNVQVNPVTRSIIISGDEYLLPEHARIWVLGAGKAAAAMARELETVLLPHFPLQGLIVTKYDHALPLQQLPLMEAGHPVPDQQSVTATVKVQHLAAQVQPSDLVILLLSGGASSLLADVPPGSSLEEVQQLFEALLRSGADIHEMNTVRKHLSAVKGGQLARSLSAATLCVLVLSDVVGDDLSVIGSGPAMPDPSTFADTMNILEKYHLPEKIPASLLHYIREGVAGRIPDTPKPGSDGFRHVHHYLAGTNRVALEAAAVKAEEFGYYPLILSDMITGDVNDVANWLVQQTLNYTGPRPACLLAGGEPTVNVTGNGLGGRNQQLALATGIALAAYPEVTFLSGGTDGSDGPTNAAGAIVNAHTIAAAESSGLNPASFLQHHDAWHFFSKAGGLLITGPTQTNVMDLMIVLIAENSGGI, from the coding sequence ATGGAATACACCAACGATATCAGATCAATTTTTTTGCACGCAGTAAAAGCGGTACATCCACAGGAACTGATCCGTAAAAATGTACAGGTAAACCCTGTTACCCGTAGTATTATTATTTCGGGAGATGAATACCTGCTCCCGGAGCATGCGCGGATATGGGTGCTGGGCGCAGGTAAAGCGGCAGCCGCAATGGCCCGGGAACTGGAAACGGTGTTATTGCCTCATTTTCCGCTACAGGGGTTGATAGTCACCAAATACGATCATGCCCTGCCTTTGCAACAGCTGCCATTAATGGAAGCAGGTCACCCCGTTCCTGATCAGCAGAGTGTAACCGCTACCGTTAAGGTGCAACACCTGGCAGCACAGGTACAGCCATCCGACCTGGTGATACTCCTGCTTTCAGGCGGCGCTTCTTCCCTCCTGGCCGATGTGCCGCCCGGAAGTTCCCTGGAAGAGGTACAGCAACTGTTTGAAGCATTGCTACGGAGTGGCGCTGATATCCACGAAATGAACACTGTAAGGAAACACCTGTCGGCGGTTAAAGGTGGACAACTGGCCAGGAGCCTGTCTGCTGCAACCCTGTGCGTACTTGTACTCAGCGATGTGGTGGGCGACGACCTGAGTGTTATCGGCTCCGGGCCTGCCATGCCGGACCCGTCAACATTTGCTGACACGATGAACATCCTTGAAAAATATCATCTTCCGGAAAAAATACCCGCTTCTCTGCTTCATTATATCCGCGAAGGAGTGGCCGGCAGGATCCCTGATACTCCCAAACCGGGCAGTGATGGCTTCAGGCATGTACACCATTACCTGGCGGGCACCAACCGGGTTGCCCTGGAAGCTGCCGCAGTAAAGGCAGAAGAATTCGGCTATTATCCATTGATCTTATCGGATATGATTACGGGAGATGTCAATGACGTAGCTAACTGGCTGGTACAACAAACGCTGAATTACACCGGCCCACGCCCTGCCTGCCTGCTCGCAGGAGGTGAGCCCACCGTAAATGTTACCGGCAACGGTCTTGGTGGCCGTAACCAGCAGCTGGCGCTGGCAACAGGGATAGCCCTCGCCGCATACCCTGAAGTAACTTTCCTCAGCGGAGGCACCGATGGCAGCGATGGTCCCACCAATGCAGCGGGTGCTATCGTTAACGCCCATACGATTGCCGCAGCAGAAAGCAGCGGCCTTAACCCGGCGTCATTTCTGCAACATCATGATGCCTGGCATTTCTTCTCAAAGGCAGGCGGGTTGCTGATCACAGGCCCTACACAAACTAACGTGATGGATCTCATGATCGTACTGATAGCGGAAAACAGCGGGGGAATTTAA